The Impatiens glandulifera chromosome 3, dImpGla2.1, whole genome shotgun sequence genome contains a region encoding:
- the LOC124928914 gene encoding myosin-G heavy chain-like, with product MGRDWKHWGGGRSNNNNNNNGSRTTTTTTTRSKKPKPHIHTTQGASTGCINAIFQFFDFHQFHSTPNPIWKTVPSFNHLPEELEHASTILRGAEAPRNSLEMDPPPPPPPPPPTESLSNSSSVIQNPDLSLNVNPMRIRTQRRSEDLSSEISISPSAKTPNLVARLMGLDLLPETSPRSSSSSSIATNSSSLKSRHHHLNSAPKDSKIPTHVRAKHGKFILDTDFMGSRSLPATPRVSSERRSTDVDFHRLSLQSSRENTSGPMEDLTELSRKSTGRRDLRVLEEEENISPELYTRQIVQQLKDNIITRNVASDITNTVRNNNNSSSNNERKTEFIVVLRSTRPESIWDDSANTVRNNNNNNRQSDQVVLLKSKKPKSRGDDSANTVRNNNNRQSDQNVLLKSKKPESRGDDSASSSNCSPRLRFLEPKNRGGANSPLSQTSKSSTQTPETVSDVGTTLRNQSSSVLKEEKKREKGKEIRRDQRLCLSSQLNRSQASTSQASSSSNPIPIKNNKKEETFFRSKLGRKKEKSKKTPLSSDLLSNTNLFHVKKDPPSPLTKLPKKQEYDNDEEARSSSSSKNRSVQAKTLTFGRDGNGPRSVMNSSGNSGNGSLGFNDYVRMITAGGVHGSVDPAVFHLLEEEVSSSLKLLDGGGSGSEGINMNLFCNRLLIFDLVKEFVENGQSWKEVVAETILEKIKKLEAADCNVLEDIDGIIERDLGEEEGRIIQDQEMERVVEQIQKELLDELLEEEEEEETI from the exons ATGGGCAGAGATTGGAAACACTGGGGAGGAGGAaggagtaataataataataacaacaatggatcaagaacaacaaccaccaccaccaccagaTCAAAGAAGCCAAAACCCCACATTCACACGACACAAGGCGCCAGCACTGGCTGTATCAACGCAATCTTTCAATTCTTTGATTTCCACCAATTTCATTCTACTCCCAATCCTATCTGGAAGACAGTTCCCTCTTTTAATCACCTTCCAGAAGAACTAGAACATGCATCCACAATCCTCAGAGGAGCAGAAGCACCAAGAAACAGCTTGGAGATGGACCCGCCACCGCCACCGCCGCCACCGCCGCCCACCGAATCCTTATCTAACTCATCATCGGTCATCCAAAATCCTGATCTTTCTTTAAATGTTAATCCT ATGCGTATTCGAACACAAAGAAGAAGTGAAGATTTGTCATCAGAAATCAGCATCTCCCCTTCAGCCAAAACCCCAAATCTTGTAGCTAGACTTATGGGTCTTGATCTTCTACCTGAAACCAGCCctcgttcttcttcttcatcatctatTGCCACAAACTCTTCTTCCTTAAAATCCcgccatcatcatctcaattCAGCTCCCAAAGATTCTAAGATCCCAACACATGTACGAGCAAAACACGGAAAGTTCATCTTGGACACCGATTTCATGGGCTCTCGGTCCTTACCGGCTACACCCAGAGTATCGTCGGAGAGGAGGTCGACGGACGTTGATTTTCACCGGCTGTCACTTCAGAGCAGCAGAGAAAATACCAGTGGACCAATGGAGGATTTAACGGAGTTGTCGAGGAAGAGTACTGGGAGAAGAGACTTAAGAGTGCTGGAAGAGGAAGAGAACATAAGCCCAGAACTCTACACTAGACAGATCGTCCAACAGTTGAAGGACAATATTATTACCAGGAATGTTGCTTCAGACATAACCAATACCGTtaggaacaacaacaacagcagCAGCAACAACGAAAGAAAAACTGAATTTATCGTCGTTTTGAGATCTACGAGACCGGAGTCCATATGGGATGATTCCGCCAATACCGTtaggaacaacaacaacaacaacagacAGTCTGATCAAGTCGTCCTTTTGAAATCTAAGAAACCGAAGTCCAGAGGGGATGATTCCGCCAATACCGTtaggaacaacaacaacagaCAGTCTGATCAAAACGTCCTTTTGAAATCTAAGAAACCGGAGTCCAGAGGGGATGATTCCGCGTCTTCTTCTAATTGCTCGCCAAGGCTACGGTTCTTGGAACCTAAGAACAGAGGAGGAGCAAACTCACCACTCTCTCAAACTTCGAAATCGTCCACACAAACACCCGAAACAGTGTCAGATGTCGGAACTACGCTGAGAAATCAGTCGTCGTCAGTTCTCAAAGAAGAAAAGAAACGAGAAAAGGGGAAAGAGATAAGACGCGACCAGCGACTCTGTCTCAGCAGTCAATTGAATAGATCGCAAGCATCAACATCACAAGCATCATCATCCTCTAATCCCATTCCCATCAAGAACAACAAGAAGGAAGAGACCTTCTTTCGGTCCAAATtaggaagaaagaaagagaaatccAAGAAAACTCCATTATCAAGCGATCTTCTTAGCAACACCAACCTCTTTCATGTCAAGAAAGACCCACCATCTCCATTAACAAAATTACCTAAAAAACAG GAATATGATAATGATGAGGAAGCCCGCTCCTCGTCTTCGTCGAAGAATAGGAGCGTGCAAGCCAAAACGTTGACGTTTGGACGCGACGGAAACGGGCCCCGTTCGGTGATGAACTCTTCCGGAAACAGCGGCAATGGATCATTGGGTTTTAATGATTACGTGAGAATGATAACTGCGGGGGGAGTACATGGGTCAGTGGACCCGGCCGTGTTTCATCTGCTTGAGGAGGAGGTGTCTTCTAGTTTAAAATTATTGGACGGCGGAGGCAGCGGGAGTGAAGGTATTAACATGAACCTCTTCTGTAACAGATTACTGATATTCGATTTAGTGAAGGAATTCGTAGAGAATGGGCAATCGTGGAAGGAAGTAGTGGCTGAGACGATCTTGGAGAAGATTAAGAAGTTGGAAGCGGCGGATTGCAATGTGCTGGAGGATATCGATGGTATAATCGAAAGGGATCTTGGGGAGGAGGAAGGAAGAATTATACAAGACCAAGAAATGGAGCGAGTAGTGGAGCAAATTCAGAAAGAACTCCTCGATGAGCTGctggaggaagaggaagaggaggaaaccatataa